One window from the genome of Bacillus tianshenii encodes:
- a CDS encoding methyl-accepting chemotaxis protein — translation MLKKNLFAQIIAITTVLILLGSIILGTVSYRFGEQELTNSGKLDLMHIAEGAIPVLEELNKQVESGQLSLEEAQETARTYLSGPKVEGNDNLHYDFTQSPYTYKENGYIFAYNAKGEAVVHPVLPIGKDMSQTQDKDGDYLVKDLMEKSKQSNPEDRYYEFAWPKAGEEKASKKIAYTVYYEPWEWTIIVGAYVDEFNEAMDTIKVVTTIVSLITLILSVVLIYFLLRSKLKALQEMTNATVEVANGNLNVESITYKGEDEVGRMSVAFNKMTGHLRELVQSIQTVGENTSHASHELSALSEETTASSEEIGKAMDEIAKGSVAQTADIESINNGTESLAEVMKQLTSQNNNMIDLTETSQHAVENGQAQVSTLQDANASSKAALGNIDQTVQQLNGRVRDIAGIVSTIDDIAAQTNLLALNASIEAARAGEHGKGFAVVAEEVRKLAEETNKATNEIQTMIKTIENQTEVSVKEMATTIESSQQLDTAVADTEKEFSTISNTIQDIVQAIKESSESIKSVDASIHNLFANVQSVSAVSEETSAASEEVLASVEEQIKSVRSTSVQAESLNKLSEELNELIKKFNV, via the coding sequence ATGTTGAAGAAGAACCTTTTTGCGCAAATTATTGCGATTACCACTGTCTTAATTTTACTCGGATCGATTATTTTGGGCACGGTGAGCTATCGATTTGGTGAACAGGAATTGACGAATAGCGGGAAGCTTGATTTGATGCACATTGCTGAAGGTGCGATCCCTGTATTAGAGGAATTGAATAAGCAAGTTGAAAGTGGGCAATTGTCGTTAGAAGAAGCACAGGAAACAGCCAGGACATACTTATCAGGACCGAAAGTAGAAGGAAATGATAATCTTCATTATGACTTTACGCAATCGCCTTACACGTATAAAGAAAATGGGTATATCTTTGCGTATAATGCAAAAGGCGAAGCAGTTGTCCATCCTGTTCTGCCGATTGGTAAGGATATGTCGCAAACACAGGACAAAGATGGCGATTATCTCGTTAAGGATTTGATGGAAAAAAGTAAACAGTCAAACCCTGAAGACCGTTATTATGAATTTGCATGGCCGAAAGCCGGCGAGGAAAAGGCAAGTAAAAAAATTGCCTATACTGTTTATTATGAGCCGTGGGAATGGACAATCATTGTCGGTGCTTATGTAGATGAATTTAACGAAGCAATGGATACGATTAAGGTTGTGACGACGATTGTGTCGCTCATCACGCTTATACTAAGTGTTGTCCTTATCTATTTCTTACTCAGAAGTAAATTAAAAGCACTGCAAGAAATGACAAACGCAACTGTAGAAGTAGCGAATGGGAATTTGAATGTAGAATCGATTACGTATAAAGGCGAAGATGAAGTTGGTAGAATGTCTGTTGCGTTCAATAAGATGACAGGGCATTTGCGCGAGCTTGTGCAAAGCATACAGACAGTTGGCGAAAATACGTCACATGCTTCTCATGAATTATCAGCTCTTTCAGAAGAAACGACAGCTTCAAGTGAAGAAATTGGAAAAGCGATGGATGAAATTGCAAAAGGTTCCGTAGCGCAGACAGCCGATATTGAATCGATCAACAATGGAACAGAATCATTAGCAGAAGTGATGAAGCAGCTAACATCTCAGAATAACAATATGATTGATTTAACGGAAACAAGTCAACATGCGGTTGAGAATGGACAAGCACAAGTGTCAACACTTCAAGATGCGAATGCAAGTTCAAAAGCAGCATTAGGAAATATTGATCAAACTGTTCAGCAGTTAAACGGACGTGTGCGTGATATTGCCGGTATCGTTTCAACCATTGATGATATTGCCGCGCAAACGAACCTGCTTGCGCTGAATGCATCAATCGAGGCAGCGAGAGCTGGTGAGCATGGAAAAGGCTTTGCGGTCGTAGCAGAAGAAGTACGCAAACTAGCGGAAGAAACAAACAAAGCAACAAATGAAATTCAAACGATGATTAAAACGATTGAAAATCAAACAGAAGTTAGTGTCAAAGAAATGGCGACAACGATTGAATCTTCTCAACAGCTCGATACCGCTGTTGCAGACACAGAGAAAGAGTTCTCGACAATTTCAAATACGATTCAAGATATTGTCCAAGCAATCAAAGAGAGCAGTGAATCGATTAAGTCGGTTGATGCGTCAATCCATAACTTATTCGCGAATGTTCAAAGTGTTTCAGCAGTATCAGAAGAAACATCTGCTGCTTCAGAAGAAGTGCTGGCATCGGTTGAGGAGCAAATTAAGTCTGTTCGCAGTACATCAGTTCAAGCAGAATCATTGAATAAATTAAGTGAAGAGTTGAATGAGCTAATCAAAAAGTTCAATGTATAG
- a CDS encoding TrkH family potassium uptake protein — protein MLKRLRKEPSRLYQKRRLTSVQAIVLYYLAAVTLATILLSLPVAHKPGVEWTFINAVFTAVSAVSVTGLTVVSTADTFNTAGVIILAFVLQFGGIGIMTLGTFIYMMLGKKIGLKERQLIKTDQNQATLSGLVKLMRSILGLIVIIEAFGAVILSLYYLKYFPTWQEAFLQGSFASISATTNAGFDITGTSLIPFANDYFVQFVTMVLIILGAIGFPVLIEVKEFLIRSKENRTFFRFSLFAKLTTVTFFALIIIGVFFILTMEWAYFFEGKKWHEALFYALFQSVSTRSAGLATMNVSDFSEATLLVLSALMFIGASPSSVGGGIRTTTFALTLLFFWNFARGKKTIKVFRREIHEDDLRKALVVPLVALMLCFTSVVVLSATENFTLIEIVFEVCSAFGTTGLSMGITPELSTAGKVIIILLMFIGRIGILSFLFMIKGNDIKADPYRLPKERIIIG, from the coding sequence ATGTTGAAACGATTAAGAAAAGAACCATCAAGACTTTATCAGAAACGAAGATTAACAAGTGTACAAGCCATTGTCCTGTACTATCTTGCGGCTGTCACATTAGCGACAATACTGCTAAGCCTTCCGGTTGCACATAAGCCGGGCGTGGAGTGGACATTTATTAATGCTGTCTTTACAGCGGTGAGTGCGGTAAGTGTGACAGGGCTGACGGTCGTTTCAACTGCGGATACATTTAACACAGCTGGGGTAATTATCTTAGCATTTGTATTGCAGTTCGGCGGTATCGGCATCATGACGCTTGGTACATTTATTTATATGATGCTTGGAAAGAAGATCGGATTGAAGGAACGTCAGCTTATTAAGACCGACCAAAACCAAGCGACCTTATCAGGACTTGTAAAATTAATGCGGTCGATCCTTGGCTTAATTGTTATTATTGAAGCATTTGGAGCAGTTATTTTAAGTCTCTATTATTTAAAGTATTTCCCGACATGGCAGGAAGCTTTCTTGCAAGGCAGTTTTGCTTCAATTAGTGCAACGACGAACGCTGGATTTGATATCACGGGTACTTCGCTTATCCCATTTGCAAATGATTATTTTGTACAATTTGTCACAATGGTATTAATTATTTTGGGCGCGATTGGATTCCCTGTGTTAATTGAAGTAAAGGAATTTTTAATTCGCTCAAAGGAAAACCGCACTTTTTTTCGTTTTTCATTATTTGCGAAATTAACGACAGTCACGTTCTTTGCACTAATTATTATCGGGGTTTTCTTTATTTTAACAATGGAATGGGCGTACTTTTTTGAAGGGAAAAAATGGCATGAGGCCTTATTTTATGCCCTATTTCAATCTGTATCAACACGGAGTGCTGGTTTAGCAACGATGAATGTAAGTGACTTTTCCGAAGCTACTTTACTTGTGTTGAGTGCACTTATGTTTATTGGTGCTTCTCCTTCTAGTGTAGGGGGAGGAATCCGAACGACGACGTTTGCACTTACGCTTTTATTCTTCTGGAACTTTGCGCGTGGAAAGAAAACAATCAAAGTTTTTCGTAGAGAAATACATGAAGATGACTTACGTAAGGCGCTTGTCGTGCCGCTGGTCGCCTTAATGCTTTGTTTTACATCTGTCGTCGTTTTGTCAGCGACCGAAAACTTTACTTTAATTGAAATTGTCTTTGAAGTTTGTTCAGCCTTTGGAACAACCGGCTTGTCAATGGGAATCACCCCAGAGCTGAGTACAGCAGGCAAGGTGATTATTATCCTGCTTATGTTCATTGGACGGATCGGTATCTTATCATTCCTATTTATGATTAAAGGAAATGACATCAAAGCTGACCCATACCGCCTTCCGAAAGAGCGGATTATTATTGGATAA
- a CDS encoding PAS domain S-box protein: protein MLKTALEELNEGIMIVDLNSEVQYINKAYEKMFNVSRDDVLGKWIPHLQVSLQEHLKIMNDTIRLGKGHEVEEIYLSDELILTAYTKFIETEESTTIMGHFEDITHIAHRKVQHEQRIEEMTANLVPITNDFALLSLHPLFMDAQKDILINKVPDECVKFNVNFLAIQMHNIGAVDAEFSLLLDNLIKVLSLLGVKPVIIGLKPEVAAPFVKNNLHFAYVPCFMDIPSAIAYFDKQKA, encoded by the coding sequence ATGCTTAAAACAGCACTTGAAGAGTTAAATGAAGGTATTATGATTGTGGATCTCAATTCTGAAGTTCAATATATAAATAAAGCATACGAGAAAATGTTTAATGTGTCACGTGATGATGTGCTCGGAAAGTGGATTCCACACTTGCAGGTTTCCCTTCAAGAACACTTAAAAATTATGAACGACACGATTCGTCTTGGCAAAGGGCATGAAGTAGAAGAAATCTATCTATCTGACGAACTCATCTTAACAGCTTATACGAAGTTTATTGAAACAGAAGAAAGCACAACGATAATGGGGCATTTCGAAGACATTACCCATATCGCCCACCGTAAAGTCCAGCATGAACAACGGATTGAGGAAATGACGGCAAACTTAGTGCCGATAACAAACGATTTTGCCCTCCTCTCACTCCACCCCCTATTCATGGACGCCCAGAAAGATATCTTGATTAACAAGGTGCCTGATGAGTGTGTAAAATTTAACGTCAATTTTCTAGCAATTCAAATGCACAATATCGGCGCAGTTGATGCTGAGTTCTCCTTACTGCTTGACAACCTTATTAAAGTGTTAAGCTTATTAGGCGTCAAACCTGTTATTATTGGCTTAAAGCCCGAAGTCGCCGCCCCATTTGTGAAAAACAATCTTCACTTCGCATACGTCCCATGCTTTATGGACATTCCATCGGCCATTGCCTATTTCGATAAACAAAAAGCATGA
- a CDS encoding ABC transporter ATP-binding protein, with product MEILSIEHATIRKDGKTLLNDVSWKVKQGEHWAILGLNGSGKTMLLNMINGYTWPTSGTVQVLGKTFGTYPLGELRKSIGWVSSSLTERLYEDDYAENIILSGAFASFGLYEEVSQSQIDKALAIMTELGCDSFINRPYSSLSQGEKQRILIGRALMAEPKILILDEPCTGLDIFAKEQLLGTVDKLAKRENAPSIIYVTHHTDEILPLFNRVLCIRDGAVFAAGEREKLLTEESLSAFFNYPIRLHTIGNRSYLTLDRSI from the coding sequence ATGGAAATACTCTCAATTGAGCACGCAACGATCCGCAAAGATGGCAAAACGCTGTTGAATGATGTTAGCTGGAAGGTGAAACAAGGAGAACATTGGGCTATTCTCGGCTTGAACGGTTCTGGCAAGACAATGTTGTTAAATATGATAAACGGTTATACATGGCCGACAAGCGGCACAGTTCAAGTGCTTGGCAAAACCTTTGGTACCTATCCACTTGGCGAGCTGCGCAAATCGATTGGCTGGGTTAGTTCTTCCTTAACAGAACGGCTATACGAAGATGATTATGCTGAAAATATCATTCTAAGCGGAGCATTCGCATCGTTTGGTCTATATGAAGAGGTTTCCCAATCACAAATCGACAAAGCGCTGGCTATTATGACGGAACTTGGCTGCGACTCGTTCATCAACCGGCCTTATTCCTCTTTATCACAAGGGGAAAAACAGCGCATCTTAATTGGACGAGCACTGATGGCTGAGCCAAAGATTCTCATTTTGGATGAACCATGTACAGGACTCGACATTTTCGCAAAAGAACAACTGCTTGGCACTGTTGACAAGCTGGCAAAACGAGAAAATGCTCCATCAATTATTTATGTCACACACCACACCGATGAGATTTTACCTCTTTTTAACCGCGTACTTTGCATCCGAGACGGCGCAGTATTTGCGGCTGGTGAACGTGAGAAGCTATTAACAGAAGAGAGTTTAAGTGCATTTTTCAACTATCCTATCCGCCTTCACACCATTGGAAACCGATCTTATTTAACCTTAGACAGATCCATATAG
- a CDS encoding TraR/DksA C4-type zinc finger protein, giving the protein MGLSGKQIEELKADLLEMKERLERDVETENKGVAEESTELSSFDNHPADTGSELYRREREQAELETVEGELEQINEALERIEEGTYGKCVETGEDISFERLKAIPYAKRTIEAQERAEQSQVRADESPGRGASSRFEDPDEHVEDSRMRTFENIRDEHQSDHKYED; this is encoded by the coding sequence ATGGGTCTTTCTGGGAAGCAAATTGAAGAGTTGAAAGCGGATTTGTTGGAGATGAAGGAACGGCTTGAACGTGATGTTGAGACGGAAAATAAAGGTGTAGCGGAAGAATCGACGGAATTGAGTTCATTTGATAATCATCCTGCTGATACAGGTTCTGAGCTCTACCGACGTGAGCGTGAGCAAGCGGAGCTGGAGACGGTAGAGGGCGAGCTTGAGCAGATAAATGAAGCGTTAGAAAGAATTGAAGAAGGCACGTATGGAAAGTGCGTTGAGACAGGTGAGGATATTTCATTTGAACGGTTGAAGGCGATTCCGTATGCAAAACGAACAATTGAAGCACAGGAGCGTGCTGAGCAATCGCAAGTACGGGCTGATGAAAGCCCCGGGCGCGGAGCAAGCAGTCGCTTCGAGGACCCAGATGAGCATGTGGAAGATTCTCGCATGCGCACCTTTGAAAACATACGTGATGAGCACCAGAGTGATCATAAATATGAAGATTAA
- a CDS encoding potassium channel protein: MREYRQVIAAFVGVTAVMLIGTIGFHYLEGMTFFDSLWLTVITVLTVGYGDLSPQTTAGKTFTLFLVPLGVGVATYGVGSFGALILEGRLKNTFGRKRMDKKIHQLEGHVIVCGIGRVGRQVLKQLERQDIEFVIVDRDEELLERYRHGHLYVTGDATRDDILKKAGIEQASGLIATLPADAENVFITLTAKGLNPKIKVVSRIDREESEEKLFRAGADQVVNTSSIGGSRMALSLMKPNSVEYMDVLFETGNKQYSVEEIIIEEQSIIVGKTLGDSNIRDEHGVTIVAIKRGDEILTHPSSDDRLLAGDLVIVFGARTDLDRFEKVLTS, from the coding sequence ATGAGAGAATATCGACAGGTGATCGCCGCATTTGTAGGAGTGACGGCGGTGATGCTGATTGGAACAATTGGTTTTCATTATTTAGAAGGGATGACATTCTTCGATTCGCTTTGGCTGACTGTAATTACTGTCTTAACTGTTGGGTATGGTGATCTCTCCCCGCAAACGACAGCAGGTAAGACATTCACGCTTTTTCTTGTGCCACTTGGTGTTGGGGTCGCCACGTATGGCGTTGGTTCATTTGGAGCGTTAATTCTTGAAGGCCGGTTGAAGAATACATTTGGGAGGAAAAGGATGGACAAGAAGATACATCAGTTAGAAGGCCATGTCATTGTATGTGGCATCGGCCGTGTTGGCCGCCAAGTGTTGAAGCAGCTAGAAAGACAGGACATTGAGTTTGTTATTGTCGACCGTGATGAGGAGCTGCTTGAACGGTATCGCCATGGTCATTTATATGTAACAGGCGATGCGACGCGGGATGATATCTTGAAGAAGGCGGGGATTGAGCAGGCTTCAGGCTTGATTGCGACACTTCCAGCTGATGCAGAGAACGTGTTTATCACATTGACCGCAAAAGGGTTGAATCCAAAAATCAAGGTTGTAAGCAGAATTGATAGGGAAGAATCAGAAGAGAAGCTGTTTCGCGCTGGGGCCGACCAAGTGGTGAATACGTCAAGCATCGGCGGTTCAAGAATGGCGCTATCCCTTATGAAGCCAAATAGTGTAGAATATATGGATGTCTTGTTCGAGACTGGTAATAAGCAATACAGTGTGGAAGAAATTATTATCGAGGAGCAATCGATCATTGTTGGAAAAACTCTCGGTGACAGTAATATTCGCGATGAGCACGGTGTTACGATTGTCGCTATTAAGCGTGGGGATGAGATTTTAACCCATCCATCATCCGACGACCGTCTGCTTGCTGGAGACCTTGTTATTGTGTTTGGGGCGCGCACTGATTTAGACCGGTTCGAAAAAGTGTTAACAAGTTAA